In the genome of Arvicola amphibius chromosome 2, mArvAmp1.2, whole genome shotgun sequence, the window aatacccagcacccacatggcagctcacagctgtctgtaattccaattccagtggatccaacaccctcataaacacatacatgcagacaatgcacatgaaataagaaataaacccAAAAAACCAGTGAAGCTTCCCAACATATTCTTGAATCTCCTTGTTTTGTGAAGGCAGGCTTAGGAAGTGCttaaattttccttaatttggCCAAATGTTAACTGGCCACTGGCAACCGCTGTGGCTTTTCTAAGAATTTAGCAGAATACTAGTGTATGATGTCAGCCTGCACTATGCTCCTTTCACAGTGAACTCCGTGTGCTGGGCCCCTCACGACTATGGCCTGATTTTGGCCTGTGGGAGCTCCGACGGGGCCATCTCCCTGCTGACCtatacaggggaaggccagtggGAAGTGAAGAAGATTAACAACGCTCACACGGTGAGTCCAGCCCCTGCCTTTTGCATGGAGGAGAGCGCTGAGTGCTGTGCTGAAGTCTTCTGTGCTCCCAGGAGGAGGCTGAGTGTCCCTGCTGAGCAGTGGCTGGGAGGGGATGTAGGTTAGGTACTGCTCtttactctttactctgaggaaCAGCAGCTGCACCTCAGTCCAAGGCAGAGGTGGCACTGGCTTTTCCTAGGAAGCCCCAGGATGGAGATGGAAGTGTGAGGGCACACCAACTGCCTtagaacttagagatccgcctgcctttgtgctgggattaaaggtaccacCACTGCCGagctgtcttgtttgtttgtttaatgtctGTATTCTACATATGAAAGAAATGATGTGACAGTTGTCTGAGTcaggcttatttcacttaactcattttcctgcaaatgaaataatttcattcttcCGTGGTGGAATGAAGCTCCATCGTGTATCTAGGCCCCgttttctttgatcattttcTCTGGTGGTGTACACAGGGCTGGCTCCAGTTCTTAGCTGCTGTGAGTAGTGCAGCAATAAAGGCGGATGACTGAGTTATTCCTGTGCTGTGCTGACTCAGAGTCCTTAGGGTGTACAACCAGAAGTAGTAGAGCAGGCTGCTGCTGGAGTTCTTTTCTGTAGTGGCTGCACTAATTTACATATACCCCTACCCTCACATTGCTGCCAGCACTGTGTAAGGGTTCTTTCTCCCACCTCATCCACCCTGgagtttgctgctgttttctcgATGGCTGCTTTGCCTAAGGAGAGGTGGAGTCATTGtgctttaatttatatttcttgagaaacattatttcatatattattgGCATTTACACCGATTATTCTGAGAACTGCTCCGTCTATCCGCCTTTGTTGACTGGATTATTTGGCTCTTTCACACAAGCGCTCTTATCCGCTACGCCACCCCAGTCCTTGTACGGCTTTAAATGTTTAATAGACTTGGACTCGGCACTTTTCCCAGTCACGGAAAGTTTCTTCGGTGGTCATTCCTGTTTGTAGTTTAAATGCATGTTACACTTGAATCCATTGCTTTTTTTGAAATTAGTAAACTTCTTTGCTGTGATTACATTGGATAGTGTTTTACTGCCTTTAGTTTTGATCTTAACTCCTCGTACTCCATGAACTCTTAGATTTAATCTCTTGCTCATATCCCAGAATTTATGAAAGTTGTGGTTacacttaatttttctttattggtgTCTATTTTAGCTGGTCTATTAATGATGCtttccactgttttttttttttattttttgcttttttatttccatcatttgttttttttcaaaactctGTTTCCTTGCAGAATCTCTTATCTGTATTGCAAAGTCTCTTTTCAGTGTTGCTGACTTTCTTATTCGTGTCCTAAAGTGATTTCTCTTTGAAGTCATTGATCACTTTTACAGGTAGACTTGAATTCTTTATCTGACATTTCAACCATTTTAGTGTCTTTTGGTTTGGTAACTGAGTAGTGGGGTCTTTGTACTTTGAtctccacatatgtgccatggcacatgcatgcaataaaacaatgaaaaatagcAATGAATAatagggaaagggggagagaagagcAACAGATTTGCAAAAAATTTAcaagaaatgtttaaataaaaattggataaatataaaaagaggaataaaaaatTGTCAAAGTCAACAATATggacaaagaataaaatactaaGTATTGCAGCAGCTTCTTTCTGTAGCCCTAAGACTGGAGTCTGCCACATGGAAGAAGGGGTCAAATTTTGGAGCCTCTACTTTTGAGACTGGTGCTGAAGTTGGACTGGTCaagtattcatttaaactcttAAGATTTGTCAGTTGTCTGTCAAGGAAGCAGAGGTTTCTTACTCCTTTGAGCAACATGCCATCTATTTGCTTGTTGGGGATACTCTACAAGTCAGTGGTACTCGTTTATATAAGACTGGCTCCTGGCTTATAGACCTGTTTTAAATTCTGCTATCAATCTAGGTGACCTCAGTGCTTGAGGGAAAACTATCTAATAATTTGGTTTATAGCAAGGTGACTCTTAAGCCTCCCATTTGTATGACCATACAGTAGACCTTGCTGTCACTAGAAAGTACTCCTAAGACTCAAATATCTGGTGATGGTAGCACTCAGGAGACTTGAGGTTGGAGGgccacaggttcaaggccagcctaggctctgAGTTCTGTAgcgagacttttttttttccttttttcttttggtttttcaagacagggtttctctgtgtaatcctggctgtcctggaacttgttctgtagaccagactgacctcaaattcatagagatccacctatctctgcttcctaaattctgggattaaaggtgtgcaccaccactcctggactaagactttttaaataaataagtgaaatgaaaagaaaaagatttgtcagttgtgtCTTATTGACCCTTTCTGTCCTTGCAGTCTCGGTTTCAtttctctgttctgctctggtctcactctttattcttttcatcaggtttctctgcagagccccggctgtcctggaactccattctcccgcctctgccttcctagtgctgggattcaaggtatagctaccaccacccagtttgcgctggtctttttctttccttatatttatcatgttttttgtttgcttgtttttttgtttcattttacttttctaacACCTTGGGAAGCATCATTAGGTTgagctctatttttcttttaaagattgattttagtgtgtgtatacacatataagtGAGTACATTGTCTTTGGAGGCCGTAAGTcattggttcccctggaactagagttttgttttgtctggatGTAGGGTCTCAGTATTGTAAAGTTCCCTCTTCTGTACTGCTTTTACTATTTCTTTCATCTATGTGTGCTAGTTAAACTTTAAGAAATTTTCTCAGGCCAGGCGGTGGCAACTCatgctttaattccagtactcagtaggtggcaggtggatctccaaatttgaggccagcctggtctacagaatgaattccaggacagctagggctacacagaaaactctctcccaaaattttttttctcattttccacttCTTTAATGACTTATTGTTCAAAACTCTTTATAGTCTCTATATTAATAACATTTCTCCATGCTGTAGCAAAATCCCTGGCCAAAGCAactcaagaaaggaaaggttattttggcttacagtctGGTGGTAGCCTGTCATGACAGGGGAAGACACAGTgtatccacaatcaggaagcagaggacaccTGCTCACTTCCTCTTTTTGATCAGTCCAGGATCCTAAGCCCTTGGGATGGTGCTACCTACATTCAGTTGAATGTTCCGGAAATGTTCCTCACAGACACGCCCACTTGTTTGCTTCCTAGACAATCCATTCAAATTGATAGTGAAGATTAGTCATTATAGTCTTCATGTGTTTGTATAATCTCTGCAGTTTCTCTTGCTTTgacttctattttctattttgaaatatgCAATTTATTATTTCAGACTTTTGAATTTGCCAGCACTATATTATCTGAGGCGCTCTCTCTAATATTTGTCTCACAACTGTATTCTCTTAAATTCAGTGCATGTATATTGACAATCATTATCTTTATATTAATTGATCATGTGACATTCATTGTATCATATGGTTTTGTGAGTCTTTGTAAAGTCTGTTTTGACAAGTACTGTTACTGCCTGGTTTCggttctgttttggtttctcaGCCTTTCATTTTTAAGGTGTTTGTCTCTGCTGCTGAGGTGAGTTACATCCAGCATATTGTTGGTTCTTGTTCTAAGTccattgctttgtgtttgtgtaaTGTAGTATATGCATGAATGTATTTCATATACGTGTGAAGGCAGGAGGTCAGTATCTGATGTCTTCCTCTACCAccgtccactttttttttttgagatagtctctcattgaacctaaaGCTGTAGACTATCTAGCCAGTGAGTgtcagggattctcctgtctctgacccCTAGCCTAGTGCTTTAAGTGTGCAGATGCACATCATCAtgcttgttttattgtttggttttggtttttgaagacagggtttctctgtgtagctctggctgtcctggaactcacgctgtagaccaggctgacttcaaaataagatccacctgcctctgactcccaagtgttgcgattaaagatgtgcaccaccatgctggctTATGCCTGTTTAATAATGTGTATTCTAGGGGTccatattcaggtttttttttaaatatttatgtatttaattatgtaaacaatattctgtctgtacgcctgcaggccagaagagggcaccagacccctttacagatggttgagagccaccatgtggttgctgggaattgaactcaggacctttggaagagcaggcaatgctcttaacctctgagccatctctccagcccccatattcaggtttttattttttgtggcaagcactttactactgaaccatcttcccagccctagtCTGTGACTTGAGATAATTTACACTGGGAAACTGAGTAAGAAGGagagaagctcaaggccagcctaagctacatagctAGGACCTTGccaccaaacaacaaaaaagaaataattatgtaAGCCACGATCAAAGTTACCATGAAAAGTCATTATTTGGGCATCTGGTTGTTTTGACTCCTCTTTGATGGTGCCTCTGTAGTTCATCTgtatattgttttggtttttctgtttctcatttgcATGTATACTTTTCTACTGGGATTTACTCTTCTGTGTGCTGAGTGTAATCTGTCCTCTCCCTCTAGTGCAGGACTTTCCCCCACCATTCATCCATAAGGCTAGTCTTGTGGCCAAGTTCCCTTGGATTATGCTCTTAGCAGAAgctcttcatttctcctttgaGTCTGCACTATAGTCTGATATTTTCCTGGAGGACTTGAAACACCATTCTATGCCCTCCTGGCCCTTAGGAGTCTTGCTGAGAAATCGGCTGGCCTAATAGTTTGCCTTTAAGGATAACCCTACTTTCAGTGTGTGTCTTGTTAGTAATACGGGTATGTGCAGGTTTACGTAGAGGCCCAGGATTGGCATCAGTCTCTTTGCTGCTCTCcacattttagtttttgagacaggatctcttactgaaTCTCAAGTGCATGGATTTGGCTAAGCTAGTTGGCTAGTGACCTTAAGGAATCTGCTTGTCTCACGGCCCCTTATCCTGCCTCCCATGTTGGTATGACAAGAACACGTCAGCCTAATTCTTGTTCATCACATTGTGTGCCGTATTCCAAGTCCTGAAAACTAGAGGGAAACCCCCACCAGGAGTCCATGGGGTCCTTTCTCCCTGATGTGCGCGAGTGCAGCCTCACCACGGGTTCCCTCTGCAGATTGGCTGTAACGCTGTCAGTTGGGCCCCTGCTGTCGTGCCTGGAAGCCTCATAGACCAGCCATCAGGGCAGAAGCCCAATTACATCAAGAAGTTTGCATCAGGTGGCTGTGACAACCTCATCAAGCTCTGGAGGTCAGTGAGTTATACGGCTGTCTCCCCAGAGGGGCACTTCTACTCTGCTGTCATTGTTCAGCCACTCTACAGGCAAGGTCACCTTTCTTCCTATCAGTAACAGTATACTATTTTCAGTATGTTAGGACatgttttttaaagcaaacacctttttctttttctgagcactCTTAGTATTCCCTAAACTTGGAACTATGGAGGAAAGGGCATTTCCTGGGGACTTAATGGGCAGTTTAGTGAGCTAAGTAGAATTCCACTCGTTGTTCTCGTTGAAGAGAACATGAAAGGTAAGCTCTCCACCCAGGGTGGAGATGCCTGCTTGCAACTGCATTCCCTGCTCTGGTTTCCCCTGTAGGGAGGAGGAAGACGGCCAgtggaaggaggagcagaagctAGAGGCACACAGCGACTGGGTTCGAGACGTTGCCTGGGCCCCCTCCATTGGCCTGCCTACCAGCACCATTGCCAGCTGCTCTCAGGTCTGCTACATCCCACATGTCCTCAGCCCTGATTCCTTCCGATGTCAACAGAGGGAAACTACTtcagaagggggagggagggcagcagGCATCTTCAGACCGGGGCAGAGACCAGGTAAGGCAAGTGTATAGTGAGATGGGTCAAAAGTAGCTTGAGAAGTAGTGCCAAGCTTAGAGCCAAGTTCAGgtccctcctgactctgcccaaACTCGGTGCCTTGTGTTCATGTACCCAGTCACCCTTCCCGGACACCACCACTGCTTGTTCCCTGTCACCACTGAGATGAAAGCTAAGGGGCAAGGCCTTTAGGCCCAGTAGCATGTTTTATTGGAAGTTGGTTGTTCTTGTTTGTTCATTCGTCCGTTACCTGGCTCTAAGCCTGATTTAAAAGATGGCTGTCCCTGTTCAGATAAGAAAGACTGGCCAGGCAGGGAGACAACATCCATAACAGTGGTCTGTTCACCCATGAGGCCACAGAACCCAGAACCCCTGATTCACTGTGAGATGTGTTCGGGGAAAAGATCAGAAGCAGGACACTGGAGCAGATTGTTCAGTTCCCTGTCTGCAGATCCAGGTGGCTCTCCCTGGGGAGAATGCTTATTTCTCCATCTCCTGATGTGTGTCCTTCCCTAGGACGGTCGAGTGTTTATTTGGACCTGCGATGATGCCTCAGGCAATATGTGGTCACCCAAACTCCTGCACAAGTTCAATGACGTTGTGTGGCACGTGAGCTGGTCCATCACAGCAAACATCCTGGCCGTGTCAGGTGGAGACAATAAGGTATACCTTATTTCCTCGGCAGCAAACATATAGGTTGTAATGGTTTTTCACTTGCTGATATGCACAATAGGTCCCACCTAGTCAGAGGTGGATCTGAATTAC includes:
- the Sec13 gene encoding protein SEC13 homolog, whose product is MVSVINTVDTSHEDMIHDAQMDYYGTRLATCSSDRSVKIFDVRNGGQILIADLRGHEGPVWQVAWAHPMYGNILASCSYDRKVIIWKEENGTWEKTHEHSGHDSSVNSVCWAPHDYGLILACGSSDGAISLLTYTGEGQWEVKKINNAHTIGCNAVSWAPAVVPGSLIDQPSGQKPNYIKKFASGGCDNLIKLWREEEDGQWKEEQKLEAHSDWVRDVAWAPSIGLPTSTIASCSQDGRVFIWTCDDASGNMWSPKLLHKFNDVVWHVSWSITANILAVSGGDNKVTLWKESVDGQWVCISDVNKGQGSVSASITEGQQNEQ